In a genomic window of Croceibacterium sp. TMG7-5b_MA50:
- a CDS encoding methyltransferase domain-containing protein — translation MLKGFSLCLPLMLAACSPAAEHQERAATPEFPAADRPVSSLGATAFADEGLRDSRQEAATVMQLAGVRPGMSVADIGAGEGYYTVRLAESVGEEGRVLAQDIDRGALLRLGDRVERERLDNVSVVNGLPDDPRLPEGSFDRIFLVHMYHEVGEPYAFLWRLHPALRPGGQIVVVETDRLPDQHGIPPQLLFCEFGQVGFRLVEFVRHPALAGYYAQFEVLPARPQPDEIRPCTMSGSGGNATAAGDRAGRVPQ, via the coding sequence ATGCTGAAAGGGTTTAGCCTGTGTTTGCCGCTCATGCTGGCGGCGTGCAGCCCCGCGGCTGAGCATCAGGAGCGTGCGGCGACGCCGGAGTTCCCGGCGGCGGATCGCCCCGTATCCTCGCTCGGTGCGACGGCCTTCGCCGACGAGGGTCTGCGCGACAGTCGGCAGGAGGCCGCCACCGTGATGCAGCTCGCCGGGGTGCGCCCGGGGATGAGCGTCGCCGATATCGGCGCGGGTGAGGGCTACTACACCGTCCGTCTTGCTGAAAGCGTGGGTGAGGAAGGGCGCGTGCTGGCGCAGGACATCGATCGCGGTGCCTTGCTGCGGCTGGGCGACCGCGTTGAGCGCGAACGGCTGGACAATGTGTCGGTCGTCAACGGCCTGCCGGACGATCCGCGCCTGCCGGAGGGCAGCTTCGACCGCATATTCCTGGTCCATATGTACCATGAGGTAGGCGAGCCCTACGCTTTCCTGTGGCGGCTCCATCCTGCGCTCAGGCCAGGTGGCCAGATCGTGGTGGTGGAGACGGATCGCCTTCCCGATCAGCACGGCATCCCGCCACAGCTGCTATTTTGTGAATTCGGACAGGTCGGTTTCCGGCTGGTCGAATTTGTTCGCCACCCGGCGCTCGCCGGGTATTATGCACAGTTCGAAGTGCTGCCCGCAAGGCCGCAGCCGGACGAGATCAGGCCCTGCACCATGAGTGGGTCCGGCGGCAATGCTACGGCCGCCGGCGACCGCGCGGGGCGGGTGCCGCAATGA
- the prfB gene encoding peptide chain release factor 2: protein MRAEGQAHIDRIQGALALVRRSLDWERALRRLDELNARVEDPDLWNDPKQAEAVMRERRQLDAAISTVKEITAEMADAVEFVDLGEAEGDEETVAEGLASLAKLAERADADKVQALLKGEADSNDTYLEIHAGAGGTESQDWAEMLLRMYARWAERKGYKVETVEYQAGEQAGIKSATLLLKGENAYGYAKTESGVHRLVRISPYDSSARRHTSFSSVWVYPVIDDNIEIEINDSDLKIDTYRASGAGGQHVNTTDSAVRITHMPTGIVVASQNDRSQHKNRATAMSMLKARLFEREMAMREAAASGEYQEKSEIGWGHQIRSYVLQPYQLVKDLRTGTTSTAPGDVLDGALDPFIAAALAQRVTGERVQVEDVD from the coding sequence ATGCGTGCCGAAGGGCAGGCCCACATCGACCGTATCCAGGGTGCCCTGGCGCTGGTCCGCCGTTCGCTCGACTGGGAGCGTGCGCTGCGTCGACTGGACGAGCTGAACGCCCGTGTCGAAGATCCCGATCTGTGGAACGATCCCAAGCAGGCGGAGGCGGTCATGCGTGAGCGCCGGCAGCTCGACGCGGCGATCAGCACCGTGAAGGAGATCACCGCGGAGATGGCCGACGCGGTGGAGTTCGTCGATTTGGGCGAGGCGGAAGGCGATGAAGAGACGGTGGCCGAAGGTCTGGCCAGCCTCGCCAAGCTGGCCGAGCGCGCCGATGCGGACAAGGTGCAGGCGCTGCTGAAGGGCGAGGCCGACAGCAACGACACCTATCTGGAAATCCATGCTGGCGCTGGCGGCACTGAAAGCCAGGACTGGGCCGAGATGCTGCTGCGCATGTATGCCCGCTGGGCGGAGCGCAAGGGCTACAAGGTCGAAACCGTCGAGTATCAGGCGGGTGAGCAGGCCGGCATCAAGTCCGCGACGCTGCTGCTGAAGGGCGAGAACGCCTACGGCTACGCCAAGACGGAAAGCGGCGTTCACCGGCTGGTGCGGATCAGCCCCTACGACAGTTCAGCCCGGCGCCATACCTCGTTCAGTAGCGTGTGGGTGTATCCCGTGATCGACGATAATATCGAGATTGAGATCAACGACAGCGACCTGAAGATCGACACCTATCGCGCCAGTGGTGCCGGCGGGCAGCACGTTAACACGACCGACTCCGCCGTGCGCATCACTCACATGCCGACCGGCATCGTCGTCGCCAGCCAGAATGACCGCAGCCAGCACAAGAACCGCGCAACCGCGATGAGCATGCTGAAAGCGCGCCTGTTCGAGCGCGAGATGGCCATGCGGGAGGCTGCGGCGAGCGGCGAATATCAGGAGAAGAGCGAGATTGGGTGGGGCCACCAGATCCGTTCCTACGTCCTGCAGCCGTACCAGCTGGTCAAGGACCTGCGCACCGGCACCACCTCCACCGCACCAGGTGACGTGCTCGACGGCGCGCTTGATCCGTTCATCGCCGCGGCACTGGCGCAGCGTGTGACCGGGGAGCGGGTGCAGGTGGAGGATGTGGACTGA
- a CDS encoding redoxin domain-containing protein has protein sequence MKRKLLLAAAALLSVMAVPAGAALRTGAQVPALRTQGALAGRTFTFDLQQAVRRGPVVLYFFPKAFTQGCTLEARAFAEAMPDFRAAGAQVVGLSADDLPTLQRFSREECRDAFPVATATPATIRAFDVVLQRDGQATALSDRTSYVIGRNGRVVMVHSDGDWRQHVQRTLAAVRALHR, from the coding sequence ATGAAGCGCAAACTCCTGCTCGCGGCCGCGGCCCTGCTGTCAGTCATGGCTGTCCCCGCCGGCGCTGCCTTGCGCACCGGCGCGCAGGTGCCTGCGCTGCGGACGCAGGGTGCGCTGGCCGGCCGGACCTTCACCTTCGACCTGCAGCAGGCTGTGCGGCGCGGGCCGGTCGTGCTGTACTTCTTCCCCAAGGCTTTCACGCAAGGTTGCACTCTGGAAGCGCGTGCTTTCGCCGAGGCGATGCCGGACTTCCGCGCCGCCGGGGCGCAGGTCGTCGGCCTGTCCGCGGATGACTTGCCGACCCTGCAGCGTTTCTCACGGGAGGAGTGTCGCGACGCGTTCCCCGTGGCCACCGCCACGCCTGCAACGATCCGTGCCTTTGACGTGGTTCTGCAACGTGATGGTCAGGCGACAGCCCTGTCCGACCGGACGTCCTATGTCATCGGGCGGAACGGCCGCGTGGTGATGGTGCATTCGGACGGTGACTGGCGCCAGCATGTGCAGCGGACGCTCGCTGCAGTGCGCGCGCTTCATCGCTGA
- a CDS encoding transglycosylase domain-containing protein, translated as MAEAAPPSRYRLHRAQGLVEGLRDRWRTRPRLRRITYAVGIVLAVIVIGWLLVLRNLPDADRLLTYEPPLPSVVRGVDGDIVHSFARERRVQLQFKDFPTQLVNAYTSAEDKTFWSHSGVDIPGLAGAVFDYASKIGSGERARGGSTITQQVAKNILVGNEYSISRKLREMILAARIEGVLTKQQIMELYLNEIPLGRRSFGVQAASRAYFDRDVEDLELHQMAFLAILPKAPEVYGRSRNEGSAIARRNWVLDQMVENGHVSAGEASAAKAQPLGLIQQRPAERSADAGYFLEEVRRQLIERYGEQADDGRNSVYGGGLWVRTSLDTELQDAARDALRAGLLRYAGGRGWHGPVATIDPDNGDLTQQLASANIGISYENWRIGVVTARSGQSATIGFANGDEAPLRGLPDEIKVGDVTAVSPVGGGAFRVRTVPEIAGAFVAQDPSTGRVLAMQGGFDFRLGSFNRATQAQRQPGSTIKPFVYATGLDQGMTPATMVPDTSYCVYQGAGLGEKCFRNFGGDGGGTHTMRWGLEQSRNLMTVHIAADAGMPNVLKTFSRVGIGSYEQPYLSYALGAGDTTVLRMTNAYAALENHGLQHDASLIDYVQDRRGKVIWRADPRDCTGCNMARWDGRAMPRLAQRGRQVMDARTAFQTVHMLEGVVQRGTATTLRDLGIPLFGKTGTTTGPTDVWFVGGSPEIVAGMYMGYDQPRSLGGWAQGGRLAAPMFKQFVQATPDKWSGRPFLAPSGVRLVRVDRRSGKRVFGSWPSDSDPKAGVIWEAFKPDSEPPRERRGDRVASVRELILAQLRRGEQARARADAAAAEAAQPDFVEEQGGLY; from the coding sequence ATGGCTGAAGCTGCACCTCCATCCCGCTATCGCCTGCACCGCGCACAAGGCCTTGTTGAAGGCCTGCGGGATCGCTGGCGAACCCGCCCGCGCCTGCGTCGTATCACTTATGCTGTGGGCATCGTGCTGGCGGTGATCGTCATTGGCTGGCTGCTGGTGCTGCGCAACCTGCCTGACGCGGACCGGCTGCTCACTTACGAACCGCCACTGCCGAGCGTGGTTCGCGGCGTCGACGGCGACATTGTGCATTCCTTCGCTCGTGAACGACGAGTCCAACTGCAGTTCAAGGATTTCCCGACACAGCTGGTCAACGCCTACACCTCTGCCGAGGACAAGACGTTCTGGAGCCATTCGGGAGTCGACATCCCGGGTCTCGCCGGCGCGGTGTTCGACTACGCCAGCAAGATCGGCAGCGGGGAACGGGCGCGTGGCGGTTCCACCATCACCCAGCAGGTCGCCAAGAACATTCTGGTCGGCAACGAGTATTCGATCAGCCGCAAGCTGCGCGAGATGATCCTGGCGGCCCGGATCGAAGGTGTGCTGACCAAGCAGCAGATAATGGAGCTGTACCTCAACGAAATTCCGCTCGGCCGGCGATCGTTCGGCGTCCAGGCGGCATCGCGCGCCTATTTCGATCGCGATGTGGAGGATCTGGAGCTTCATCAGATGGCATTCCTGGCGATCCTGCCCAAGGCGCCGGAAGTGTACGGCCGGTCACGTAACGAAGGCAGCGCGATAGCGCGGCGCAACTGGGTGCTCGACCAGATGGTCGAGAACGGACACGTTTCTGCCGGAGAGGCGAGCGCCGCAAAGGCGCAGCCGCTTGGATTGATTCAGCAACGCCCCGCCGAGCGTTCGGCGGACGCCGGCTACTTCCTAGAGGAGGTGCGACGCCAGCTCATCGAACGTTATGGCGAGCAGGCCGATGATGGACGCAACTCTGTCTATGGTGGCGGCCTGTGGGTGCGAACCTCGCTCGACACCGAGCTGCAGGATGCCGCACGCGACGCGCTGCGTGCCGGTCTGCTGCGTTATGCCGGTGGACGCGGTTGGCATGGGCCGGTGGCGACGATTGACCCCGACAACGGTGACCTGACGCAGCAACTCGCCTCCGCCAATATCGGCATCTCGTATGAGAACTGGCGCATTGGCGTCGTCACTGCACGCAGTGGCCAGAGTGCGACGATCGGCTTTGCCAACGGTGACGAGGCACCGCTTCGCGGTTTGCCCGACGAGATTAAGGTCGGGGATGTCACTGCCGTCTCGCCCGTGGGCGGCGGCGCGTTCCGCGTGCGCACTGTGCCGGAGATCGCCGGGGCCTTCGTGGCGCAGGATCCATCCACGGGGCGTGTGCTGGCGATGCAGGGCGGGTTCGACTTCCGCCTGGGCAGCTTCAACCGCGCGACGCAGGCTCAGCGTCAACCTGGCTCCACGATCAAGCCGTTCGTCTATGCCACCGGACTGGACCAAGGCATGACCCCGGCGACGATGGTGCCCGACACCAGCTACTGCGTGTATCAGGGTGCTGGGCTGGGCGAAAAATGCTTCCGCAATTTCGGCGGCGATGGCGGTGGCACGCATACGATGCGCTGGGGGCTGGAACAGTCGCGCAACTTGATGACAGTCCACATCGCGGCAGATGCCGGAATGCCGAACGTGCTGAAGACCTTCAGTCGCGTGGGCATCGGCAGCTACGAACAGCCTTACCTGTCCTATGCTCTGGGCGCAGGCGACACGACCGTGCTGCGGATGACCAACGCCTATGCTGCGCTGGAGAACCATGGGCTGCAGCACGACGCCAGCCTGATCGACTACGTGCAGGATCGCCGCGGCAAGGTGATCTGGCGCGCCGACCCGCGTGACTGCACCGGTTGCAACATGGCGCGCTGGGATGGCCGCGCGATGCCGCGCTTGGCGCAACGCGGGCGGCAGGTGATGGATGCTCGCACCGCGTTCCAGACGGTGCACATGTTGGAAGGTGTGGTTCAGCGGGGCACGGCCACGACCTTGCGCGATCTTGGCATACCGCTGTTCGGCAAGACCGGCACTACCACCGGTCCGACCGACGTGTGGTTCGTCGGTGGATCGCCGGAGATCGTTGCCGGCATGTATATGGGCTACGACCAGCCGCGCAGCCTCGGCGGCTGGGCGCAGGGCGGACGATTGGCCGCGCCCATGTTCAAGCAGTTCGTTCAGGCCACGCCTGACAAATGGAGCGGCCGGCCGTTCCTGGCACCATCGGGTGTCCGGCTGGTCCGGGTTGACCGGCGCAGCGGGAAACGCGTGTTCGGCAGCTGGCCGAGCGACAGCGACCCCAAGGCGGGCGTGATCTGGGAAGCGTTCAAGCCTGACAGCGAACCTCCGCGTGAACGGCGCGGGGACCGGGTCGCATCCGTGCGTGAGCTGATCCTGGCGCAGCTCCGTCGTGGAGAGCAGGCACGTGCCAGGGCCGATGCTGCCGCTGCCGAGGCGGCGCAGCCGGACTTCGTGGAAGAGCAGGGCGGCCTTTATTGA